The Paenibacillus sophorae genome has a segment encoding these proteins:
- the rsfS gene encoding ribosome silencing factor, producing MTIQSKELLRLTLEAVEDKKAMNVVALDLRGISLISDYFIVCHGNSDTQVQAIATEVRKVAQAAGAVIRGIEGMDAARWVLMDLGDVVVHIFHRDEREYYNIERLWSDAKVVEHV from the coding sequence ATGACCATACAATCCAAAGAGCTTCTGCGGCTGACGCTTGAAGCAGTTGAAGATAAAAAAGCGATGAACGTCGTTGCCCTTGATTTGCGCGGCATTTCGTTGATTAGCGATTATTTCATTGTCTGTCACGGTAACTCCGATACCCAGGTGCAGGCTATCGCCACCGAGGTACGCAAGGTTGCGCAGGCAGCGGGGGCAGTCATCCGCGGTATAGAAGGAATGGACGCGGCGCGCTGGGTGCTGATGGATTTGGGTGATGTGGTCGTACACATCTTCCACCGGGACGAGCGCGAATATTACAATATCGAGCGTCTGTGGTCCGACGCGAAGGTTGTGGAACACGTATGA
- a CDS encoding class I SAM-dependent DNA methyltransferase codes for MSSYGKFAYVYDELMADMPYPQWLAFAEAAWERLGKPKTVAELGCGTGSLTIPLAEAGYHMTGIDLSSDMLAVARQKMEDRPRGRRFMREGSVHWIRQDMREWELPEPVDSVISFCDSLNYILEESDISAVFERTCKGLKPGGSFLFDVHHPRTLIRYEEEQPFIMDDLSVSYIWTCDLDVPRTEIEHHLSIFVREEAESDRYRRFEETHVQRAYDPQWMEEALRRAGFREVKVYADFEWRPAREDTQRLFYVAVK; via the coding sequence GTGTCCTCCTATGGGAAATTTGCTTATGTCTATGACGAACTGATGGCGGATATGCCATATCCCCAGTGGCTCGCTTTTGCCGAAGCCGCGTGGGAGCGGCTGGGGAAGCCGAAGACCGTTGCCGAGCTTGGCTGCGGCACCGGCAGCCTCACCATTCCGCTGGCTGAGGCGGGATATCATATGACGGGAATTGACCTGTCTTCGGATATGCTTGCCGTGGCGCGTCAGAAGATGGAGGATCGTCCCCGGGGGCGGCGGTTTATGCGGGAAGGCAGCGTCCATTGGATCAGACAGGACATGAGGGAATGGGAGCTGCCGGAGCCGGTGGACTCCGTGATCTCATTTTGCGACAGTCTGAATTATATACTCGAAGAGAGCGACATTTCCGCTGTGTTCGAGCGTACCTGCAAGGGATTAAAGCCCGGGGGCAGCTTTCTCTTTGACGTTCACCATCCCCGCACTCTGATTCGTTACGAGGAGGAGCAGCCCTTCATTATGGATGATCTCTCGGTGTCTTACATCTGGACCTGCGATTTGGATGTGCCAAGGACTGAAATTGAGCATCATCTCTCAATTTTTGTCCGCGAAGAGGCGGAAAGCGATCGGTACCGCCGGTTCGAGGAGACGCATGTGCAGCGTGCTTACGATCCGCAGTGGATGGAGGAAGCGCTTCGGAGAGCCGGATTCCGCGAGGTGAAGGTGTATGCCGATTTTGAATGGAGACCGGCCCGGGAAGACACGCAGCGGCTGTTCTATGTGGCTGTAAAGTAG
- a CDS encoding AraC family transcriptional regulator, producing MYRLMIADDEALEREGLEWIVRRAMPDTFQIIHAENGRAAIGLAEEHRPHIIFMDVNMPGIQGLEALKEIKARMPDAKLVLVTAYDYFAYAKEAISLGVEEYIVKPAKREELVSLLHRLVDELDQEKARREEELEMRDRMSQLMPLAENELALLLMMNKAADEESRQLSEWLDFPLDRGLGLVVAFHDEMNIGRQKVYNVIHSLLRTFGSSISSSIIDRHVAVFLRMPPDMPETEFNDEVHQYGEKLRSHVEQHFGLSAAIGIGTVREGAEGLHESYFEAVFASTLGARNGEICHFGDLKKEDFDFTDRNPAAVNQAGERSYVVAALERIREEREQQTMSVMDKAKRYIGLKFTEELSLEEVADHVHLNPFYFSKIFKQLTGETFIDYLTSLRIGKAKELIAAGDLSLKEVTYLAGYKDPNYFSRVFKKVTGVTPSEYREQIN from the coding sequence GTGTATCGGCTGATGATAGCAGATGACGAGGCGCTTGAGCGCGAGGGATTAGAGTGGATTGTCCGTCGGGCGATGCCGGATACATTCCAGATTATTCATGCCGAGAACGGAAGAGCGGCGATCGGACTTGCTGAGGAGCACCGGCCCCATATTATTTTCATGGATGTCAATATGCCCGGCATTCAGGGACTGGAGGCTCTCAAGGAGATTAAAGCGCGGATGCCGGACGCCAAGCTGGTACTGGTGACCGCCTACGACTATTTCGCCTATGCCAAGGAAGCCATTTCGCTCGGAGTGGAAGAATATATCGTAAAGCCCGCCAAGCGGGAGGAACTGGTGTCCCTACTGCATAGACTGGTGGACGAGTTGGATCAGGAAAAAGCGAGACGCGAGGAAGAGCTGGAAATGCGCGACCGGATGTCCCAGCTAATGCCGCTTGCCGAGAACGAGCTCGCCCTGCTGCTGATGATGAACAAAGCCGCAGATGAAGAAAGCCGGCAGCTTTCCGAATGGCTTGATTTTCCGCTTGACCGGGGACTCGGGCTCGTCGTGGCATTCCATGACGAAATGAATATCGGGAGACAGAAAGTTTACAATGTCATCCACAGTCTGCTGAGAACCTTCGGCAGCTCGATTTCCAGTTCGATCATTGACCGTCATGTCGCCGTATTCCTGCGTATGCCGCCGGATATGCCCGAAACGGAGTTTAACGATGAAGTGCATCAGTATGGAGAGAAGCTGCGCTCCCACGTGGAGCAGCACTTCGGACTTTCCGCAGCAATCGGGATCGGCACGGTCCGTGAAGGGGCCGAAGGCCTTCATGAATCCTACTTTGAAGCCGTGTTCGCCTCCACTCTCGGCGCGCGAAACGGCGAAATCTGCCACTTTGGCGATTTGAAGAAGGAGGACTTCGATTTTACCGACAGGAATCCGGCTGCAGTCAACCAGGCGGGCGAGCGTTCCTATGTGGTCGCAGCACTTGAGCGCATACGGGAAGAACGGGAACAGCAGACGATGAGCGTGATGGATAAAGCGAAACGGTATATCGGCTTAAAATTTACGGAGGAACTCTCGCTGGAGGAAGTCGCTGATCACGTGCATCTGAATCCCTTCTACTTCAGCAAAATCTTTAAGCAGTTAACGGGGGAGACCTTCATCGATTATCTGACTAGTCTCAGGATCGGCAAAGCCAAGGAACTGATTGCAGCCGGGGATCTCAGTCTTAAGGAAGTCACCTATCTCGCAGGATACAAGGACCCGAATTACTTCAGCCGGGTGTTCAAAAAGGTGACCGGAGTCACTCCAAGCGAATATCGTGAACAGATTAATTAA
- a CDS encoding sugar porter family MFS transporter, whose translation MSTLLQHPAEESETSIKFVLLVSMVAALGGFLFGFDTAVMSGANGLLRARFELGDFMLGWTVSCLIIGCMAGAAVSGSLGERFGRKKVLVAAAVLYTAGIFASALSPSLGMFITARMIEGIGIGITSTLCPLYNAEIAPAKFRGRLVAMNQMATVSGIFLGSFLAFGVSSMGNDAWDVSTGWRIMFGTGIVPGLLFLTLLFLVPESPRWLIKKGRAAEALPILLKIHGEELAKKEVLDIKQSFAQDEEAKAASGRRFTPALRTVLIVGIIIAMLQQITGINAVMYYAPEIFRQTGAGASGSLTQTIMVGLVNLIFTALSLWLVDKLGRKVLLLAGSFFMTLSLAIIGFAFHTGRTDGPIVLICILVYVAAFAISLGAVVWVILSEIFPSRIRGLATAVATMALWGADFAVSQSFPPLLASAGPAITFWIFAATSLFTFLFTWGVIPETKGKSLEEIEAMWEKKHGDKQESYKPSLQD comes from the coding sequence TTGAGTACTTTATTGCAACATCCGGCCGAAGAGTCGGAGACCAGTATAAAATTTGTTCTGCTTGTATCCATGGTCGCGGCCCTGGGCGGTTTCTTATTTGGATTCGATACAGCGGTAATGTCGGGGGCTAACGGGTTATTGCGGGCCCGGTTCGAGCTCGGCGACTTTATGCTCGGCTGGACGGTATCCTGCCTGATCATCGGCTGTATGGCCGGAGCCGCGGTGTCCGGTTCGTTGGGTGAACGGTTCGGCCGTAAAAAGGTGCTAGTCGCGGCTGCGGTTCTGTATACCGCCGGAATTTTCGCTTCCGCCCTCTCGCCGTCGCTGGGAATGTTCATCACAGCCCGCATGATTGAGGGCATTGGAATCGGGATTACATCGACGCTCTGCCCGCTTTATAACGCGGAGATTGCCCCCGCCAAATTTCGCGGCCGGCTGGTCGCCATGAACCAGATGGCGACGGTTAGCGGTATCTTTCTCGGCTCGTTTCTGGCCTTCGGCGTATCCAGCATGGGCAATGACGCATGGGACGTTTCCACGGGCTGGCGCATCATGTTCGGAACCGGCATCGTGCCGGGACTTCTGTTCCTGACTCTTCTGTTCCTGGTTCCGGAAAGCCCAAGATGGCTCATTAAGAAAGGAAGAGCTGCGGAGGCGCTGCCTATTCTGCTGAAGATTCACGGAGAAGAGCTGGCCAAGAAAGAAGTGCTTGATATCAAGCAGAGCTTCGCACAGGACGAGGAAGCCAAAGCCGCTTCCGGCCGGAGATTTACGCCGGCCCTGCGCACCGTGCTGATCGTAGGCATCATCATCGCTATGCTTCAACAGATTACGGGCATCAACGCCGTAATGTACTACGCGCCGGAAATCTTCCGCCAGACGGGCGCGGGAGCGAGCGGTTCCCTTACTCAGACCATTATGGTCGGACTTGTCAATCTGATCTTCACCGCACTGTCCCTCTGGCTTGTCGATAAGCTGGGCCGTAAGGTGCTGCTGCTGGCCGGTTCGTTCTTCATGACCCTCAGTCTGGCGATCATCGGTTTTGCGTTCCATACCGGGCGTACAGACGGGCCGATCGTGCTGATCTGTATTCTCGTCTATGTTGCTGCTTTCGCCATTTCACTCGGGGCCGTGGTTTGGGTAATCCTGTCCGAGATATTCCCGAGCCGGATTCGCGGCCTTGCTACAGCGGTCGCCACTATGGCTCTCTGGGGAGCCGACTTCGCGGTTTCCCAATCCTTCCCGCCGCTGCTTGCTTCCGCGGGACCTGCCATAACATTTTGGATTTTTGCCGCGACTTCCCTGTTTACATTCCTCTTTACTTGGGGAGTCATTCCGGAGACCAAAGGCAAATCCCTGGAAGAAATCGAAGCGATGTGGGAGAAGAAACACGGCGACAAACAGGAGAGCTATAAGCCCTCTCTTCAGGATTAA
- a CDS encoding ArsR/SmtB family transcription factor, translated as MIYIKDLMSGIDIFKALSSEIRIQILEMLASNPQLNLNEIAKRLKLSNGAITMHIKKLEESGLIEINTSVGKHGIQKVCYLNKDRLMVELRSKDIDNLYEVEIQVGHYSNYAAVPTCGLATKDGIIGEFDEPRYFADPQRIKSEIIWMADGFLEYRIPNYLKPNQSFREIQLSLELGSEAPGCSDHYPSDIYFYLNGVKLGFWTSPGDFGDTRGTFSPDWWPPHLNQYGMLKLIRINDQGSFIDGSRISDVTLDKIKLDYKSELTFRIAVTDKPANKRGLTIYGKHFGNYSQDLLARMLYDVREAGEIHTVSASP; from the coding sequence ATGATCTATATCAAAGACTTGATGAGCGGAATTGATATTTTTAAAGCGCTCAGTTCCGAAATCCGAATACAAATTCTAGAAATGCTTGCCTCCAACCCGCAGCTGAACCTGAATGAAATCGCCAAACGGCTGAAGCTGAGCAACGGCGCGATCACGATGCATATTAAAAAACTTGAAGAAAGCGGTCTTATAGAAATTAACACTTCCGTCGGCAAACATGGTATCCAGAAGGTATGTTATTTGAACAAAGACCGGCTGATGGTCGAACTCCGCAGCAAGGATATCGACAATCTGTACGAGGTGGAGATTCAGGTCGGACATTACAGTAACTATGCGGCCGTTCCAACCTGCGGTCTTGCAACCAAGGATGGCATTATCGGAGAATTCGATGAGCCGCGCTATTTTGCCGATCCCCAGCGGATCAAGTCGGAGATTATCTGGATGGCTGATGGGTTTCTCGAATACCGGATTCCGAATTATTTAAAGCCAAATCAGAGCTTCCGTGAGATCCAGCTCTCCTTGGAGCTTGGGTCGGAAGCGCCTGGCTGCTCTGATCATTATCCTTCGGATATTTACTTTTATCTTAACGGCGTCAAGCTCGGCTTCTGGACAAGCCCTGGTGATTTCGGCGATACACGCGGTACGTTCAGCCCTGATTGGTGGCCTCCCCATTTGAACCAGTACGGAATGCTGAAGCTGATCCGGATCAACGATCAAGGAAGCTTTATCGACGGCTCCCGCATTTCGGATGTTACTCTGGATAAAATAAAGCTGGATTACAAAAGCGAGCTGACCTTCCGTATCGCCGTTACCGATAAGCCGGCCAACAAGCGCGGGCTGACGATATACGGCAAGCATTTCGGCAATTACAGCCAGGATCTTCTCGCCCGCATGCTGTACGATGTCCGCGAGGCCGGAGAGATTCATACGGTTTCAGCCAGCCCGTGA
- a CDS encoding CvfB family protein, with protein MSLIAGSVVTLEVAREVSPYGYFLSAGDQDVLLHYTELTDKIKPGDKVEVFLFFDTEDRLAATMKKPYLTLGELALLEVADVHPRLGCFLEMGLGRQLLLPIRELPELKELHPQVGDRVFVIMEHDKQGRLRAKLAGEQELAPLTFPAPSSWKGQWLKARVYKPLQMGTFVIVDGGVLGFGAIGMIHSSERPRMLRLGEEFEARVAVIREDGRINLSMAQRKEVGRDMDSAKILEFLQNRPGGGMPYSDATPPDIIKQRFGISKAAFKRALGKLMKEGLITQKESWTYLAQGDKPGQASGEQSGDSRGNSAD; from the coding sequence ATGAGCCTGATAGCCGGAAGCGTAGTAACGCTCGAAGTGGCGAGGGAGGTTTCCCCCTACGGTTATTTCTTGAGCGCGGGCGACCAGGATGTGCTGCTGCATTATACGGAGCTTACGGATAAGATTAAACCCGGGGACAAGGTTGAAGTGTTCCTGTTCTTCGATACGGAGGACCGCCTTGCGGCAACGATGAAGAAACCGTATCTCACGCTTGGCGAACTGGCCTTGCTGGAAGTGGCGGACGTTCATCCCCGGCTTGGCTGTTTTCTTGAAATGGGACTCGGGCGCCAGCTGCTTCTGCCAATCCGCGAACTGCCTGAACTGAAGGAGCTGCATCCGCAGGTAGGCGACCGCGTATTCGTCATTATGGAGCATGACAAGCAGGGACGGCTCCGGGCCAAGCTGGCGGGCGAACAGGAGCTTGCGCCGCTGACGTTCCCGGCCCCTTCCAGCTGGAAGGGCCAGTGGTTGAAGGCTCGGGTGTACAAGCCTCTCCAAATGGGTACTTTTGTCATTGTGGACGGAGGCGTGCTCGGCTTCGGTGCAATCGGCATGATCCATTCCTCCGAACGGCCGAGAATGCTTCGTTTGGGCGAGGAGTTTGAAGCCCGTGTAGCTGTCATTCGGGAGGATGGACGCATCAACTTGTCCATGGCCCAGCGCAAGGAAGTGGGACGGGACATGGATTCCGCCAAGATTCTGGAATTTCTGCAGAATCGTCCGGGCGGAGGAATGCCTTATTCGGACGCGACGCCGCCGGATATTATCAAGCAGCGGTTTGGGATCAGCAAAGCCGCGTTCAAGCGTGCCCTCGGTAAGCTGATGAAGGAAGGTCTTATCACCCAGAAGGAGAGCTGGACGTATCTGGCGCAGGGAGATAAGCCCGGTCAGGCTTCCGGCGAACAGAGCGGCGACAGCCGCGGAAACTCTGCCGATTAG
- a CDS encoding sensor histidine kinase, with protein sequence MSIRSKLLIFIPLLVLLMNLVTYFLFQSGTIVQDSYDLIMGRILKYKETTGASEDSLKAVYAYLLHPAEDSKAQAGQKLTYLSGLHSTLMDTGAAPPLTSSLIGYGNTIRTLLSLEQQTLAAAENGRSSDAFGHYLEAEKTVSFIRSEGQQLVEGELDHYRPVFRNIQAENARLYKLGVAVFALGTTLSLVVAVWISRSITVPVSALVRSAKSVSRGNLDPPLPAGGKDELAALSAAFTGMLAGLKESIEKDRDIAEKERLVKTLELQALQSQINPHFLYNTLNALSKLALLEEAEQTSDLIVSMSNFMRYNLQNLDRQVPLRNELEHVKEYIRLQQTRFRDRVSFQLDIDEKALNVRVPSLTIQPIIENAFIHGIGHMESGAVISLSIYGGPAVTKIVIHDNGIGMTENIRASLLNHTQVPAAEMPIQARSTGLGTRNVFRRLELVYGRKDLVQITSEPGKGTTVVLNIPEGRSGMSSVSADDSR encoded by the coding sequence ATGAGTATTCGCAGCAAACTGCTGATCTTCATCCCCCTGCTCGTTCTGCTGATGAATCTGGTGACTTACTTTTTATTTCAAAGCGGAACCATCGTTCAGGATAGCTATGATCTGATTATGGGCCGGATTCTCAAATACAAAGAGACCACCGGGGCGTCCGAGGACAGCCTCAAGGCGGTGTATGCATATCTGCTTCACCCGGCGGAAGACTCGAAGGCGCAGGCGGGCCAAAAGCTCACTTACCTGTCGGGACTTCATTCAACCCTGATGGATACAGGCGCCGCGCCGCCCCTGACCTCATCTTTAATCGGGTACGGGAATACGATTCGAACGTTGCTGTCCCTTGAGCAGCAGACGCTCGCCGCAGCGGAGAACGGCAGATCTTCGGATGCCTTCGGGCATTATCTCGAAGCCGAAAAGACCGTCTCCTTTATCCGGAGCGAGGGACAACAGCTGGTTGAAGGCGAATTGGATCATTATCGTCCGGTATTCCGGAACATTCAGGCGGAAAATGCCCGGCTTTATAAGCTGGGCGTCGCCGTTTTCGCTCTAGGCACGACGCTCAGCCTGGTGGTTGCGGTCTGGATTTCCCGCAGCATTACGGTACCGGTCAGCGCGTTGGTCCGCTCGGCGAAATCCGTGTCCAGGGGGAATCTGGACCCTCCCCTTCCCGCCGGGGGCAAGGACGAGCTCGCCGCTCTGTCTGCCGCCTTTACCGGGATGCTGGCCGGTCTGAAAGAGTCTATTGAAAAAGACAGGGATATAGCCGAGAAGGAACGGCTGGTCAAGACTCTGGAGCTGCAGGCGCTGCAGAGCCAGATCAATCCCCATTTTTTATACAATACGCTTAATGCTTTATCGAAGCTTGCTCTGCTGGAGGAGGCGGAACAAACCAGCGATCTGATTGTCTCGATGTCAAACTTTATGCGTTACAACCTGCAGAATCTGGATCGGCAAGTGCCTTTGCGCAATGAGCTGGAGCATGTAAAGGAATACATCAGGCTGCAGCAGACCCGGTTCCGTGACCGGGTGTCATTCCAGCTCGATATCGACGAAAAAGCGCTCAATGTAAGGGTTCCCTCCCTGACAATACAGCCTATAATCGAGAATGCATTCATACATGGCATCGGTCATATGGAGAGCGGAGCAGTTATCTCCCTTTCCATATACGGCGGGCCCGCGGTTACAAAGATTGTTATACACGATAACGGCATAGGGATGACTGAGAATATACGGGCGTCCTTGCTGAACCACACGCAAGTTCCGGCGGCAGAGATGCCAATCCAGGCGCGCTCCACCGGTCTTGGCACCCGTAATGTGTTCAGAAGACTGGAACTGGTCTACGGGCGGAAAGATTTGGTGCAAATCACCAGTGAACCGGGGAAAGGAACAACCGTAGTACTAAATATTCCGGAGGGAAGGAGCGGGATGAGCAGTGTATCGGCTGATGATAGCAGATGA